A single region of the Lacerta agilis isolate rLacAgi1 chromosome 9, rLacAgi1.pri, whole genome shotgun sequence genome encodes:
- the C3AR1 gene encoding C3a anaphylatoxin chemotactic receptor, whose product MPPFMANESFYESEDSFMLPHMDSMSIGSLVIFSITFLLGLPGNGLVIWVVALKMKRTVNTVWFLHLAVADFVCCLSLPFTIVHLALHQQWPYGWFFCKIIPSAIIFNMFASVFLLTTISIDRCLVVMKPVWCQNHRTVRFASVVCGVTWFLAFVMCFPAFFYRELSIDESGNARCVYNWHGEEYEDGWPDYLFPGNEEFSSQQPTFEASSYEDISTDGILDVYSGYHILNTDKSKAWHSSTPSTLGTNRDTDSLTVEVTSPEYASHESSHPATAISNVIYSDLPDYFLFGNYSGNLPTSNDSMAMPFYDEPPSVLVSITVTRSIFGFLLPFGIMAACYVLIALKMLRNRFAKSRVKALRVILLVITTFFLCWAPYHVIGVLYLLANPSTALYETLALWNHVSTALAYANSCINPLLYVFVGKKFREKARQTVQGILEGAFSEEGTCSTAFSQDRSKSTVDRDIDVSVL is encoded by the coding sequence atGCCTCCATTCATGGCTAATGAGAGTTTCTACGAATCCGAGGACTCCTTCATGTTACCACATATGGATTCCATGTCCATCGGATCTCTGGTCATCTTCTCCATCACCTTTCTCCTGGGCCTCCCCGGAAATGGCTTGGTAATCTGGGTCGTTGCTCTGAAAATGAAGCGAACGGTGAACACGGTTTGGTTCCTGCACCTTGCCGTGGCTGACTTTGTGTGCTGCCTGTCCCTGCCTTTCACCATTGTCCACCTGGCGCTGCATCAGCAGTGGCCTTACGGGTGGTTCTTCTGCAAGATTATCCCATCCGCCATCATCTTCAACATGTTTGCCAGTGTCTTCCTCCTCACCACCATCAGCATCGACAGGTGCCTTGTGGTGATGAAGCCTGTCTGGTGTCAGAATCACCGGACAGTAAGGTTTGCATCCGTGGTCTGTGGTGTTACCTGGTTCCTAGCTTTCGTTATGTGTTTTCCTGCTTTCTTCTATCGCGAACTCTCCATTGATGAATCGGGCAATGCCAGATGTGTCTACAATTGGCACGGAGAGGAATATGAGGATGGATGGCCAGATTATTTGTTTCCCGGCAACGAAGAGTTTTCTAGTCAACAGCCTACCTTTGAGGCTAGTAGCTATGAAGATATTTCCACAGACGGAATTTTGGATGTGTATTCAGGGTACCATATTCTTAATACAGACAAAAGCAAGGCTTGGCATTCTAGCACACCAAGCACTCTTGGCACGAATAGAGATACAGATTCATTGACGGTGGAAGTCACCAGCCCTGAATACGCATCACACGAATCTTCCCACCCAGCTACTGCCATATCCAATGTTATTTATTCCGATCTTCCCGACTATTTTCTTTTTGGCAATTACTCTGGCAACCTCCCGACTAGCAATGACTCGATGGCAATGCCTTTTTATGATGAGCCGCCAAGCGTTCTTGTGTCCATTACCGTCACCCGAAGCATCTttggtttcctcctccccttcgGAATCATGGCTGCCTGCTACGTCCTTATTGCCCTCAAGATGCTCAGAAACCGATTTGCAAAGTCCCGCGTGAAGGCTTTACGGGTGATCCTGCTTGTGATAACCACTTTCTTTCTCTGCTGGGCTCCTTATCATGTCATTGGGGTGCTGTATCTCCTGGCTAACCCCAGCACAGCACTTTATGAGACACTGGCTTTGTGGAACCATGTTTCCACAGCATTGGCCTATGCCAACAGCTGCATCAACCCACTTCTTTATGTGTTTGTGGGGAAAAAATTCAGGGAAAAAGCACGCCAGACAGTGCAAGGGATTTTGGAAGGGGCGTTCAGTGAGGAAGGCACATGCTCAACTGCCTTCTCCCAGGACAGAAGCAAGTCTACAGTTGACCGTGATATTGATGTTTCCGTCCTCTAA